A stretch of Panthera uncia isolate 11264 chromosome A1 unlocalized genomic scaffold, Puncia_PCG_1.0 HiC_scaffold_16, whole genome shotgun sequence DNA encodes these proteins:
- the LOC125934010 gene encoding uncharacterized protein LOC125934010, producing MASYDIWHRKESRECEAMSSQQQKLTLESMIHLTPKIYEFRGKVASEEEKRQHSTWSKKRLPFPPDRASSPPSRLTSPLLPAPHPYTGEAVGRARWGSTAHSTPAALAHADSRAERLQGGSGNRSVPISVPPRLAEKSGPRRRWRERATRPLPRGGRATEGYGHRLCCIRGCALRSAQTRSDPEPARCAAFPSPSAAAPRAAPPGETHVRSSFAGFTDFRGQRILPQSLPASLGLSPPPRDSPTPWARARAHTHTHTHTHSHSQARVRTPARPEPRSLQQIPLSRAPLLTQASSRHGASSVCGSSGGGSTGNRSCSRAASCSFVSGTESGRSGRGGRQGEEEPRRAQRPAPGSRLRAAGCPRSRYRGSRFLKAA from the exons ATGGCATCTTATGACATCTGGCACAGGAAAGAATCAAG AGAATGTGAGGCCATGAGCTCCCAGCAGCAGAAGTTGACTTTAGAATCCATGATACATCTCACACCCAAAATTTATGAGTTCAGAG GAAAAGTGGCCTCCGAGGAGGAAAAGAGGCAGCATTCTACCTGGAGTAAGAAGCGCCTTCCCTTCCCCCCGGACCGTGCAAGCTCACCTCCCTCCCGACTGACCTCACCCTTGCTCCCCGCCCCGCATCCCTACACTGGTGAGGCGGTGGGCCGCGCTCGGTGGGGTTCCACCGCCCACTCCACGCCCGCAGCGCTTGCACACGCCGACTCCC GGGCCGAGCGCCTCCAAGGTGGCAGTGGCAACCGTAGTGTCCCGATTTCTGTCCCTCCGCGCTTAGCCGAGAAGTCCGGACCGCGGCGGCGGTGGCGGGAGAGAGCGACTCGGCCCCTCCCTAGAGGGGGCCGCGCGACCGAGGGCTACGGGCACCGCCTCTGCTGCATCCGTGGCTGCGCGCTCCGCTCGGCTCAGACCCGCTCGGATCCGGAGCCCGCGCGCTGcgctgccttcccttccccctctgccgCCGCCCCGCGGGCAGCTCCCCCCGGCGAGACGCACGTTCGATCCTCCTTCGCCGGATTTACGGATTTCCGGGGGCAAAGAATTTTGCCTCAGTCCCTACCAGCATCTCTTggcctctccccccctcctcgCGACTCCCCCACCCCgtgggcgcgcgcgcgcgcacacacacacacacacactcacacacactcacactcgcAGGCGCGCGTGCGCACGCCCGCGCGCCCCGAGCCGCGGAGTCTCCAGCAGATCCCACTCTCTCGGGCGCCGCTACTCACACAGGCTTCCAGTCGCCACGGGGCGTCCTCTGTCTGCGGCAGCAGCGGCGGAGGCAGCACAGGGAACCGCAGCTGCAGCCGGGCCGCGTCTTGCAGCTTCGTGTCCGGGACGGAGTCCGGGAGAAGCGGACGAGGAGGACGACAAGGCGAGGAGGAGCCGCGCCGCGCCCAGCGCCCGGCTCCCGGCTCCCGGCTCCGCGCGGCGGGCTGCCCCCGCTCCCGGTATCGCGGATCCAG